Within Oscillospiraceae bacterium, the genomic segment CGCAACAGGGATGGTTTCCATTGATTCCTTACCGAGAGCCGATTCGCACGGTTTCAAAGCCGCACATGCCGGCTTTACTTCCGATGAGATGCATGTGCCGCTGATTGTTTTTGAAAAATCAGTGAGCAAAGATTTGTTTCATATTTAGTTATTTAATATGCAAAACAAAGTGCCTGTCGCAGCAGGCGCTTTGTTTCATATTTTTTTTTCGCTTTTCCGATACTCAAATAAATCACCGGGCTGACAATTCAATGCCTCGCAGATTGCCTCCATCGTGCCGAGCCTTACGGCGCTGATTTTAGCGTTTTTAAAATTGGACAGATTAGCTATGGTGATTCCGACCCGTTCGGACAATTCGTTCAATGACATTTTCCTGTCGG encodes:
- a CDS encoding helix-turn-helix transcriptional regulator, translating into MPIIIRLDRMMADRKMSLNELSERVGITIANLSNFKNAKISAVRLGTMEAICEALNCQPGDLFEYRKSEKKI